A single genomic interval of Apis cerana isolate GH-2021 linkage group LG14, AcerK_1.0, whole genome shotgun sequence harbors:
- the LOC108003102 gene encoding dolichyldiphosphatase 1 isoform X1 translates to MASLEDDSFYNIKSHSVNSIQKSEWIPLSLTLVEYPQGDLFGKFLALVSLLPFAIIVGFITLILFRRDLHTITFFSGIIINKCINFILKHIICEARPMRHNAIEYNGMPSMHAQFIWFFTTYITLFICIRLHHNNNSSISEKFWRITIIIVSIIIAILITYSRVYLLYHSNSQVVWGTFIGIMLGIIWFIITYMILTPIFPIIVSWRISEYLLLRDTTLIPNILWFEYTNIRTEARARSRKLVSMKSQ, encoded by the exons ATGGCATCGTTAGAGGacgattcattttataatattaaatcacaTTCTgttaattctattcaaaaatcaGAATGGATTCCTTTGTCTCTTACTTTAGTCGAATATCCTCAAG gtgatttatttggaaaatttttagctTTAGTAAGTTTACTACCATTTGCTATTATAGTTGGTTTCATaacattaattctttttagaaGAGATTTACATAca attacattttttagtggaattataattaataaatgtataaattttatattaaaacatataatctGTGAAGCAAGACCAATGAGACATAATGCTATTGAATATAATGGTATGCCATCAATGCATGCACAATTCATATGGTTTTTTACTACATATATAAcactttttatatgtataag attgcatcataataataatagcagcatttcagaaaaattttggaGGATTACTATCATTAttgtttctataattattgctattttaattacatacagtagagtttatttattataccatAGTAATTCTCAAGTTGTATGGGGTACATTTATAGGTATTATGTTAGGAATAATATGGttcataattacatatatgatTCTTACACCAATTTTTCCTATAATTGTCTCATG gcggatatcagaatatttattattacgtgACACAACATTAATTCCTAATATTCTTTGGTTTGAATACACAAATATTCGTACAGAAGCAAGAGCACGTTCAAGAAAATTAGTATCAATGAAATCACAATGA
- the LOC108003102 gene encoding dolichyldiphosphatase 1 isoform X2: MASLEDDSFYNIKSHSVNSIQKSEWIPLSLTLVEYPQGDLFGKFLALITFFSGIIINKCINFILKHIICEARPMRHNAIEYNGMPSMHAQFIWFFTTYITLFICIRLHHNNNSSISEKFWRITIIIVSIIIAILITYSRVYLLYHSNSQVVWGTFIGIMLGIIWFIITYMILTPIFPIIVSWRISEYLLLRDTTLIPNILWFEYTNIRTEARARSRKLVSMKSQ; this comes from the exons ATGGCATCGTTAGAGGacgattcattttataatattaaatcacaTTCTgttaattctattcaaaaatcaGAATGGATTCCTTTGTCTCTTACTTTAGTCGAATATCCTCAAG gtgatttatttggaaaatttttagctTTA attacattttttagtggaattataattaataaatgtataaattttatattaaaacatataatctGTGAAGCAAGACCAATGAGACATAATGCTATTGAATATAATGGTATGCCATCAATGCATGCACAATTCATATGGTTTTTTACTACATATATAAcactttttatatgtataag attgcatcataataataatagcagcatttcagaaaaattttggaGGATTACTATCATTAttgtttctataattattgctattttaattacatacagtagagtttatttattataccatAGTAATTCTCAAGTTGTATGGGGTACATTTATAGGTATTATGTTAGGAATAATATGGttcataattacatatatgatTCTTACACCAATTTTTCCTATAATTGTCTCATG gcggatatcagaatatttattattacgtgACACAACATTAATTCCTAATATTCTTTGGTTTGAATACACAAATATTCGTACAGAAGCAAGAGCACGTTCAAGAAAATTAGTATCAATGAAATCACAATGA